One Coccinella septempunctata chromosome 8, icCocSept1.1, whole genome shotgun sequence genomic window carries:
- the LOC123319503 gene encoding uncharacterized protein LOC123319503 has translation MFAIIEFAKHKCAIIPMIWLIENKTKCYWPRTKSEELFNSLVLACSPPENSWALYDVDKILFTGDDYAKTSAHFEVVLAQSTSSDPDVSTLGRTRFSATAGIASKSISLKKNGTEGEADNLMNELSHVSDERPEQTSILNHPESDVDCFISDGSIDSWKNAEYKKPSSDPPKNLSKKQSSDNESDSWDSTPKATRHKENRKRKKTSSHDTSTKHKMNRKFQHNQSSDSEDSDKNNTTSCDPSINGACNTPKSSVCRTEKRESFLVSPSNRETQPLLLSQNYSSRSSPSQSARSTPLSTRTTQDSSIYIKRSELEHIYSSLEALKAAQDQQSVMLGELLRTINAQNAKKLVRPNKMPPLPITDKKGYRELEEALNDEAVFEFLKRRLSIIGGQNVRHSVMNMMKYLLTNQVAMKFNWAGREKRPFKNTNMMKAIREAAMYAYSEMSRSDLNEDLINKAVKDWLKLAKQRFEYKNKQK, from the exons ATGTTTGCCATAATTGAATTCGCAAAACATAAATGTGCCATTATTCCAATGATATGGttgattgaaaataaaacaaaatgttATTGGCCCCGTACTAAAAGTGAAGAACTATTTAATAGTTTGGTACTAGCATGCTCTCCTCCTGAAAATTCATGGGCTCTATATGATGTCGATAAAATTCTGTTCACCGGGG ATGATTATGCTAAAACTTCTGCTCACTTTGAAGTTGTCTTAGCCCAGAGCACTTCATCAGATCCAGACGTTTCAACTTTGGGTAGAACAAGGTTTTCTGCAACTGCAGGGATCGCTTCCAAATCCAtcagtttgaagaaaaatggaaCAGAAGGTGAAGCAGACAATCTGATGAATGAGCTAAGTCATGTTTCAGACGAACGGCCCGAACAAACTAG CATATTGAACCATCCAGAATCAGATGTAGATTGCTTTATATCAGATGGTTCTATTGATTCATGGAAAAATGCTGAATATAAGAAACCTTCCTCGGATCCTCCTAAGAATCTCAGTAAAAAACAAAG tagCGATAATGAAAGTGATTCCTGGGACAGCACACCAAAGGCAACCAGACACAAGGAAAATAGAAAGAGGAAAAAAACTTCTTCTCATGATACAAGTACCAAGCACAAAATGAACAG gaaATTCCAACACAACCAATCATCCGATTCGGAAGATTCTGATAAAAACAATACGACTTCGTGTGATCCTAGCATCAATGGGGCATGTAATACTCCGAA ATCATCCGTTTGTCGTACGGAAAAGAGAGAAAGTTTTTTGGTTAGCCCTAGCAATAGAGAAACACAACCTCTATTATTATCCCAAAACTATTCATCAAGAAGTAGCCCTTCTCAGTCAGCCAGAAGTACTCCACTGTCTACTAGGACTACGCAGGATTCATCAATATATATAAAGAGATCAGAACTAGAACATATATATTCTTCCCTAGAAGCATTGAAGGCAGCTCAGGACCAGCAATCAGTTATGCTTGGCGAGTTGTTGAGAACAATTAATGCACAAAATGCAAAAAAGTTGGTGCGTCCCAACAAAATGCCACCTTTACCGATAACCGACAAAAAAGGGTACAGAGAGTTGGAAGAAGCATTGAATGATGAAGCAGTTTTCGAGTTTTTG AAGAGGCGTTTGTCCATCATAGGGGGGCAAAATGTACGGCACAGCGTCATGAATATGATGAAGTATTTGTTGACGAACCAAGTTGCCATGAAATTCAACTGGGCTGGTAGAGAAAAAAGGCCATTCAAAAATACTAATATGATGAAAGCCATACGTG AGGCAGCGATGTATGCTTATTCAGAGATGAGTCGTTCTGATCTGAATGAAGATCTCATAAATAAGGCAGTGAAGGACTGGCTGAAACTGGCCAAACAGCGTTTCGAGtacaaaaataaacaaaaataa